The Clostridiales bacterium genome includes a region encoding these proteins:
- the rpoD gene encoding RNA polymerase sigma factor RpoD: MEENITEKQRQEIDRLVALGKSKGFLTYDEIAARFITELEASAVVMDEIFRIIEEEGVQVLKNISQIEKDEEDIDKLMRDVSVEDPVKMYLKDIGKVPLLTAEEEVYLAERMAQGDEEAKNKLCEANLRLVVSIAKRYVGRGMQFLDLIQEGNLGLLKAVEKFDHTKGFRFSTYATWWIRQAITRAIADQARTIRIPVHMVETINKLIRVSRQLLQSLGREPTPEEIAEEMGITVEKVREIQKIAQDPVSLETPIGEEEDSHLGDFVPDENAISPSEMAEILDARERVRKELEALTAREQQVLRLRYGIYDGHPRTLEEVGKVFNVTRERIRQIEAKALRKLRNISKSQKRLKDLNG; encoded by the coding sequence ATGGAAGAAAACATTACCGAAAAACAGCGACAAGAAATTGACCGTTTGGTCGCTTTGGGCAAAAGCAAAGGTTTTTTGACCTATGACGAAATTGCCGCAAGGTTTATAACCGAACTGGAAGCAAGCGCCGTGGTCATGGACGAGATTTTTCGCATAATAGAGGAAGAAGGCGTTCAGGTCCTAAAAAATATAAGCCAAATTGAAAAAGACGAAGAAGACATTGACAAGCTGATGCGCGATGTAAGCGTAGAAGACCCTGTCAAAATGTATCTTAAAGATATAGGCAAAGTTCCGCTTTTGACCGCCGAAGAAGAGGTTTATCTTGCCGAAAGGATGGCCCAAGGCGACGAGGAAGCCAAGAACAAACTATGCGAAGCTAATTTAAGATTGGTTGTGAGCATTGCCAAAAGATATGTAGGCAGGGGAATGCAGTTTTTGGACTTGATCCAAGAGGGCAATCTGGGGCTTTTAAAAGCTGTGGAAAAATTTGACCATACCAAAGGCTTTAGGTTTTCAACCTACGCGACATGGTGGATAAGACAAGCGATAACAAGAGCTATCGCCGATCAAGCTCGCACCATAAGGATTCCCGTACATATGGTGGAGACCATAAACAAATTGATACGCGTTTCAAGACAGCTTTTGCAGTCTTTAGGCAGGGAACCCACGCCCGAAGAAATAGCCGAGGAAATGGGCATTACGGTGGAAAAAGTCCGGGAGATCCAAAAAATCGCGCAAGACCCCGTATCGCTGGAGACCCCTATCGGCGAGGAAGAAGACAGCCATTTGGGCGATTTTGTCCCCGACGAAAACGCTATTTCGCCTTCCGAGATGGCCGAGATTTTGGACGCGCGCGAAAGAGTCAGAAAAGAATTGGAAGCCCTTACGGCGCGCGAGCAGCAAGTCTTAAGGCTAAGATACGGCATTTATGACGGGCACCCCCGCACGTTGGAAGAAGTGGGCAAAGTCTTTAATGTAACAAGGGAACGCATAAGACAGATAGAGGCCAAAGCGCTTAGAAAACTTCGCAACATATCCAAAAGCCAAAAGCGCCTCAAAGACCTAAACGGATGA